A single region of the bacterium genome encodes:
- a CDS encoding nuclear transport factor 2 family protein — translation MKNLSTILCALALLGAVMVVPVSAADNWTAEQKEVWAAEEKMWELMTQDNLDGFLALIHNDYVGWQYEAPVPYGKETSAKWIKYWVPQRKVLIYDLSPVAIAVFGNFAIVDYYYQMVVEIGKDDEKKKKESEGRWTDIFMKEGGKWMLVGDHGGSTDDDDDDD, via the coding sequence ATGAAGAATCTAAGCACCATTCTGTGCGCGTTAGCGCTGTTGGGTGCCGTCATGGTCGTTCCTGTGAGCGCAGCCGACAACTGGACGGCCGAGCAGAAGGAAGTGTGGGCGGCCGAGGAGAAGATGTGGGAGCTGATGACCCAGGATAATCTGGACGGCTTTCTGGCGCTCATCCACAACGACTATGTGGGCTGGCAGTACGAGGCTCCGGTGCCCTACGGGAAGGAAACCAGCGCGAAATGGATCAAGTACTGGGTTCCCCAGAGAAAAGTTCTGATCTACGATCTGAGCCCGGTGGCCATCGCGGTCTTCGGCAACTTCGCCATCGTGGACTACTACTACCAAATGGTGGTCGAGATCGGAAAGGATGATGAGAAGAAAAAGAAGGAATCCGAGGGACGCTGGACGGACATCTTCATGAAAGAAGGCGGCAAGTGGATGCTCGTCGGGGATCATGGTGGTTCGACGGACGATGACGACGATGATGACTGA